In Lysobacter lycopersici, a genomic segment contains:
- the pcp gene encoding pyroglutamyl-peptidase I, translating into MKRATVRPTLLLTGFDPFDGAKSNPSWDAASALDGRIVGGHRIVARQLPTEFDASLRALRAAIRETAPSLVVCLGLAGGRKELSLERVAINIDDARIPDNAGAQPVDAKIAARGPAAYFSTLPIKAMLAALRKHGIPAQVSQTAGTYVCNHVFYGLMHALRNKRDVRGGFIHVPNAGRGGMPLEDIAEGLRIALRVAATTNEDARIAAGAED; encoded by the coding sequence GTGAAGCGCGCGACCGTGCGGCCAACGCTGTTGCTCACCGGTTTCGACCCGTTCGACGGGGCGAAGTCGAACCCGAGCTGGGACGCCGCGTCCGCGCTCGACGGCCGCATCGTCGGCGGGCATCGCATCGTCGCGCGGCAGTTGCCGACCGAGTTCGATGCCTCGCTACGCGCATTGCGCGCCGCGATCCGCGAAACCGCACCGTCGCTCGTGGTGTGCCTCGGACTCGCCGGCGGGCGCAAGGAATTGTCGCTGGAACGCGTCGCGATCAACATCGACGACGCACGCATTCCCGACAATGCCGGCGCGCAACCGGTCGATGCGAAGATCGCTGCGCGCGGACCCGCCGCGTATTTCTCGACCCTGCCGATCAAGGCGATGCTCGCCGCGCTGCGGAAGCACGGCATTCCCGCGCAGGTGTCGCAGACCGCCGGCACCTATGTCTGCAACCACGTGTTCTACGGGCTGATGCACGCATTGCGGAACAAGCGCGACGTGCGCGGCGGTTTCATCCACGTTCCGAACGCCGGTCGCGGCGGCATGCCGCTGGAGGACATCGCCGAAGGCCTGCGCATCGCCTTGCGCGTCGCGGCGACCACTAACGAAGATGCGCGCATCGCCGCCGGCGCCGAAGACTGA
- a CDS encoding DUF979 domain-containing protein, translating to MLELAPFYWLLALLLAAAAWRNARERRFAQACFWAVLALLFAGGDWILAARKAGNPFPAQLAGVGVVALALLSLRMRRMHIAEAPREQRLASAQRLGHRLLWPALLIPLVTLLVVMFGPKLAFGTTKFLGEGSPTLVGLGLACVVAALAALRVTREMPAMAFVENRRLLDTLGWAALLPIVLATLGGVFAASGVGESVASLVSMVIPTDSRIACLLAYALGMVLFTMIMGNAFAAFPVMTAGIGLPLLIQRHGADPAILGSLGMLTGYCGTLLTPMAANFNLVPAALLELDDPNGVIRAQWATAVPLLAVNIALMALLVFR from the coding sequence ATGCTTGAGCTCGCGCCGTTCTACTGGCTGCTGGCGCTGCTGCTCGCGGCCGCGGCCTGGCGCAACGCGCGCGAACGGCGTTTCGCGCAGGCCTGTTTCTGGGCGGTGCTGGCGTTGCTGTTCGCCGGCGGCGACTGGATCCTCGCCGCGCGCAAGGCCGGGAATCCTTTTCCCGCGCAACTCGCCGGCGTCGGCGTGGTCGCGCTCGCGCTGCTGTCGTTGCGCATGCGCCGGATGCACATCGCCGAAGCGCCGCGCGAACAGCGCCTCGCTTCCGCGCAACGACTCGGCCATCGGCTGCTGTGGCCGGCGCTGCTGATCCCGCTGGTCACGTTGCTGGTGGTGATGTTCGGGCCGAAGCTCGCGTTCGGTACGACGAAATTCCTCGGCGAAGGCAGCCCGACCCTGGTCGGCCTCGGCCTCGCCTGCGTGGTCGCCGCGCTCGCCGCGCTGCGCGTCACCCGCGAAATGCCCGCGATGGCTTTCGTCGAAAACCGGCGCCTGCTCGACACGCTCGGCTGGGCCGCATTGCTGCCGATCGTGCTGGCGACGCTGGGCGGCGTGTTCGCTGCGAGTGGCGTCGGCGAATCGGTCGCCTCGCTGGTCTCGATGGTCATTCCCACCGACAGCCGCATCGCATGCCTGCTCGCCTACGCGCTGGGCATGGTGCTGTTCACCATGATCATGGGCAACGCTTTCGCCGCGTTCCCGGTGATGACCGCCGGCATCGGCTTGCCCTTGCTGATCCAGCGGCACGGCGCCGACCCGGCGATCCTCGGTTCGCTCGGCATGCTCACCGGTTACTGCGGCACGCTGCTCACGCCGATGGCCGCGAACTTCAACCTCGTGCCGGCCGCGCTGCTGGAACTCGACGATCCCAACGGCGTGATTCGCGCGCAATGGGCCACCGCCGTGCCGCTGCTCGCGGTCAACATCGCGCTGATGGCGCTGCTGGTGTTCCGGTGA
- a CDS encoding DUF969 domain-containing protein, whose amino-acid sequence MNEVLINYWPLLGIAVVVVGFVLRLNPIAVVVGAGLTSGLLAGKPLGELLALLGESFVSNRALMLFVLTLPTIGLLERAGLREHMHAWILHMQRMTFARLLIGYLGLRQLLSMVGLTNAGGHAQTVRPLLAPMSEAAAEKETGPLTHEQRQRVLALDAATDNVGLFFGEDVFVAVGAVLLIQGFYAQNGIVLEPLHIALWALPTAVAAFAIHTLRIMLFARRLRRERSDA is encoded by the coding sequence ATGAACGAGGTGTTGATCAACTATTGGCCACTGCTCGGCATCGCCGTCGTGGTCGTCGGCTTCGTGCTGCGGCTGAACCCGATCGCGGTCGTGGTCGGCGCCGGGCTGACCAGCGGCCTGCTCGCGGGCAAGCCGCTGGGCGAACTGCTGGCCTTGCTCGGCGAGTCCTTCGTTTCGAATCGCGCGCTGATGCTGTTCGTGCTGACGTTGCCGACCATCGGCCTGCTCGAACGCGCCGGCCTGCGCGAGCACATGCACGCGTGGATCCTGCACATGCAGCGCATGACCTTCGCGCGCCTGCTCATCGGCTACCTCGGCCTGCGCCAGCTGCTGAGCATGGTCGGCCTGACCAATGCCGGCGGCCACGCGCAGACCGTGCGTCCCCTGCTCGCACCGATGAGCGAGGCCGCGGCCGAAAAGGAGACGGGGCCACTGACGCACGAACAACGCCAGCGCGTGCTGGCGCTGGACGCCGCCACCGACAACGTCGGCCTGTTCTTCGGCGAGGACGTGTTCGTCGCCGTCGGCGCGGTGCTGCTGATCCAGGGCTTCTACGCGCAGAACGGCATCGTGCTCGAACCGCTGCACATCGCGCTGTGGGCGCTGCCCACCGCGGTCGCCGCATTCGCCATCCACACGCTGCGCATCATGCTGTTCGCGCGGCGCCTGCGCCGGGAACGCAGCGATGCTTGA